A single Rattus norvegicus strain BN/NHsdMcwi chromosome 5, GRCr8, whole genome shotgun sequence DNA region contains:
- the Rps15l1 gene encoding small ribosomal subunit protein uS19-like → MSYEQPMQLYSALQRLNRGLQRKQHSLLKRLRKAKEEEPPMEKPKVVKTHLSDMIILSEMVSSMAGVYNRKTFNQVEIKPEMIGHYLGEFSITYQPVKDGLPGIGTTCASHSSPSSSRG, encoded by the coding sequence ATGTCTTATGAGCAGCCAATGCAGTTGTACAGCGCCCTCCAGAGGCTGAACCGTGGCCTGCAGCGGAAACAGCACTCACTGCTCAAGCGCCTGAGAAAGGCCAAGGAGGAGGAGCCACCCATGGAGAAGCCCAAGGTGGTGAAGACCCACCTGAGCGACATGATCATTCTGTCTGAGATGGTCAGCAGCATGGCGGGTGTGTACAACCGCAAGACCTTCAACCAGGTGGAGATCAAACCAGAGATGATTGGCCACTACCTGGGCGAGTTCTCCATTACTTACCAGCCCGTGAAGGACGGGCTGCCCGGTATTGGCACCACCTGCGCCTCCCATTCATCCCCCTCAAGTAGCAGAGGATAG